Proteins encoded by one window of Arachis hypogaea cultivar Tifrunner chromosome 1, arahy.Tifrunner.gnm2.J5K5, whole genome shotgun sequence:
- the LOC112801388 gene encoding uncharacterized protein isoform X3, with the protein MLAERPAAEYLNRKILEGKTIAEKLDSLIELTFLHLESCQSSGQLSEVFDVLVRSFQRTILFQFVVFYACALDPEDCGEKFAMVLVHFFLFPFFHSCAISCFWFLWSTQNVQILLGRLLMDVLKYQLVQFASRLDPDRSGILTTLCDHSFQCPYVSKWTYLSCQEGSSLPYVFYISALL; encoded by the exons ATGCTTGCTGAGCGA cCTGCTGCAGAATATTTAAATaggaaaattttggagggaaagacaATTGCGGAGAAATTAGATAGCTTGATTGAGCTGACTTTTTTGCATCTTGAGTCCTGTCAAAGCAGTGGCCAGTTGTCTGAG gtATTTGATGTTCTAGTGAGATCATTTCAAAGGACTATTTTATTTCAGTTTGTGGTGTTCTATGCATGTGCACTTGATCCTGAAGATTGTGGGGAGAAGTTCGCCATGGTTCTTGTTCATTTTTTTCTGTTTCCTTTTTTCCATTCTTGTGCCATATCCTGTTTTTGGTTTCTGTGGAGTACTCAGAATGTGCAGATATTGCTGGGACGACTCCTGATGGATGTACTGAAATACCAACTTGTCCAGTTTGCCTCG AGATTGGACCCGGATAGAAGTGGAATACTCACTACACTTTGCGATCACTCCTTTCAATGCCCTTATGTTTCAAAGTGGACATACTTGTCTTGCCAG GAAGGAAGCAGCTTGCCATATGTCTTCTACATCTCGGCAT TATTATGA
- the LOC112801388 gene encoding uncharacterized protein isoform X1 has protein sequence MLAERPAAEYLNRKILEGKTIAEKLDSLIELTFLHLESCQSSGQLSEVFDVLVRSFQRTILFQFVVFYACALDPEDCGEKFAMVLVHFFLFPFFHSCAISCFWFLWSTQNVQILLGRLLMDVLKYQLVQFASRLDPDRSGILTTLCDHSFQCPYVSKWTYLSCQYYESLLAEAQSKVDRSVSEVVEKAVTSGLQDIKDKLENCT, from the exons ATGCTTGCTGAGCGA cCTGCTGCAGAATATTTAAATaggaaaattttggagggaaagacaATTGCGGAGAAATTAGATAGCTTGATTGAGCTGACTTTTTTGCATCTTGAGTCCTGTCAAAGCAGTGGCCAGTTGTCTGAG gtATTTGATGTTCTAGTGAGATCATTTCAAAGGACTATTTTATTTCAGTTTGTGGTGTTCTATGCATGTGCACTTGATCCTGAAGATTGTGGGGAGAAGTTCGCCATGGTTCTTGTTCATTTTTTTCTGTTTCCTTTTTTCCATTCTTGTGCCATATCCTGTTTTTGGTTTCTGTGGAGTACTCAGAATGTGCAGATATTGCTGGGACGACTCCTGATGGATGTACTGAAATACCAACTTGTCCAGTTTGCCTCG AGATTGGACCCGGATAGAAGTGGAATACTCACTACACTTTGCGATCACTCCTTTCAATGCCCTTATGTTTCAAAGTGGACATACTTGTCTTGCCAG TATTATGAATCTTTGTTGGCAGAGGCACAAAGCAAAGTGGACAGGTCTGTCTCTGAAGTAGTGGAGAAAGCTGTAACTTCTGGATTGCAGGACATCAAAGATAAACTAGAAAATTGTACATAA
- the LOC112801388 gene encoding uncharacterized protein isoform X2 has protein sequence MLAERPAAEYLNRKILEGKTIAEKLDSLIELTFLHLESCQSSGQLSEFVVFYACALDPEDCGEKFAMVLVHFFLFPFFHSCAISCFWFLWSTQNVQILLGRLLMDVLKYQLVQFASRLDPDRSGILTTLCDHSFQCPYVSKWTYLSCQYYESLLAEAQSKVDRSVSEVVEKAVTSGLQDIKDKLENCT, from the exons ATGCTTGCTGAGCGA cCTGCTGCAGAATATTTAAATaggaaaattttggagggaaagacaATTGCGGAGAAATTAGATAGCTTGATTGAGCTGACTTTTTTGCATCTTGAGTCCTGTCAAAGCAGTGGCCAGTTGTCTGAG TTTGTGGTGTTCTATGCATGTGCACTTGATCCTGAAGATTGTGGGGAGAAGTTCGCCATGGTTCTTGTTCATTTTTTTCTGTTTCCTTTTTTCCATTCTTGTGCCATATCCTGTTTTTGGTTTCTGTGGAGTACTCAGAATGTGCAGATATTGCTGGGACGACTCCTGATGGATGTACTGAAATACCAACTTGTCCAGTTTGCCTCG AGATTGGACCCGGATAGAAGTGGAATACTCACTACACTTTGCGATCACTCCTTTCAATGCCCTTATGTTTCAAAGTGGACATACTTGTCTTGCCAG TATTATGAATCTTTGTTGGCAGAGGCACAAAGCAAAGTGGACAGGTCTGTCTCTGAAGTAGTGGAGAAAGCTGTAACTTCTGGATTGCAGGACATCAAAGATAAACTAGAAAATTGTACATAA
- the LOC112801388 gene encoding uncharacterized protein isoform X4 — protein MLAERPAAEYLNRKILEGKTIAEKLDSLIELTFLHLESCQSSGQLSENVQILLGRLLMDVLKYQLVQFASRLDPDRSGILTTLCDHSFQCPYVSKWTYLSCQYYESLLAEAQSKVDRSVSEVVEKAVTSGLQDIKDKLENCT, from the exons ATGCTTGCTGAGCGA cCTGCTGCAGAATATTTAAATaggaaaattttggagggaaagacaATTGCGGAGAAATTAGATAGCTTGATTGAGCTGACTTTTTTGCATCTTGAGTCCTGTCAAAGCAGTGGCCAGTTGTCTGAG AATGTGCAGATATTGCTGGGACGACTCCTGATGGATGTACTGAAATACCAACTTGTCCAGTTTGCCTCG AGATTGGACCCGGATAGAAGTGGAATACTCACTACACTTTGCGATCACTCCTTTCAATGCCCTTATGTTTCAAAGTGGACATACTTGTCTTGCCAG TATTATGAATCTTTGTTGGCAGAGGCACAAAGCAAAGTGGACAGGTCTGTCTCTGAAGTAGTGGAGAAAGCTGTAACTTCTGGATTGCAGGACATCAAAGATAAACTAGAAAATTGTACATAA